A genomic segment from Alistipes senegalensis JC50 encodes:
- a CDS encoding MIP/aquaporin family protein — METTLMTKCLFEFIGTLVLVLLGDGVVASTVLKHSKGYGGGWIVITMAWGLAVMCGVLIAGPWSGAHLNPAVSVGLAAAGSFPWEFVPGYVAAQLLGGFCGAVLVYLYYKDHFDATDDPATKLGVFCTMPAIMNKPRNLFCEAVGTFLLVFVILVIGNEQNTPEIGMGSLGSFPVTMLIMAIGMSLGGTTGYAINPARDLPPRLAHAVLPIRGKGPSGWDYSWVPVAGPLAGAIAAGLVYGCIYICG, encoded by the coding sequence ATGGAGACGACACTGATGACCAAATGCCTGTTCGAGTTCATCGGAACGCTGGTGCTCGTACTGCTGGGCGACGGGGTGGTGGCCTCGACCGTCCTGAAACATTCGAAAGGTTACGGCGGCGGCTGGATCGTGATCACGATGGCCTGGGGACTCGCCGTGATGTGCGGCGTGCTGATCGCCGGACCCTGGTCGGGCGCGCACCTCAATCCCGCGGTCTCGGTCGGACTGGCCGCCGCGGGCTCTTTCCCGTGGGAATTCGTGCCGGGCTACGTTGCGGCGCAGCTGCTGGGCGGATTCTGCGGAGCCGTGCTGGTATACTTATATTATAAAGACCATTTCGACGCCACGGACGACCCGGCGACGAAACTGGGAGTCTTCTGCACGATGCCCGCCATCATGAACAAACCCCGCAACCTCTTCTGCGAGGCGGTCGGCACGTTCCTGCTGGTATTCGTCATCCTCGTGATCGGCAACGAACAGAACACCCCCGAAATCGGGATGGGCAGCTTGGGGAGTTTTCCGGTGACGATGCTCATCATGGCGATCGGCATGTCGCTGGGCGGCACGACGGGCTATGCCATCAACCCCGCCCGCGACCTTCCGCCGCGGCTGGCCCACGCCGTCCTGCCGATCCGGGGCAAAGGCCCGAGCGGCTGGGATTACAGCTGGGTGCCCGTCGCAGGCCCCCTCGCGGGAGCGATCGCGGCCGGACTGGTCTACGGGTGCATCTACATCTGCGGATAA
- a CDS encoding flavodoxin, whose protein sequence is MATILTSGAGAQTQPAPAKKVLVAYYSHSGNTREVARQIAGVSGGELFEIVPVTPYPSDYRTVVDQAKKEIEAGARPALKSRVEDMSQYDVIFIGSPCWWATVAPPVATFLTSYDFAGKTVVPFMTHEGSRMGRSEEDIRKLCPKSQVPDGLPVRGGAVGSSKDAVEKWVRARLKSGF, encoded by the coding sequence ATGGCAACAATCCTTACTTCGGGGGCCGGTGCGCAGACGCAGCCCGCTCCCGCCAAAAAAGTGCTGGTGGCTTACTACTCCCACAGCGGCAACACCCGCGAGGTGGCCCGCCAGATCGCCGGGGTTTCGGGCGGCGAACTCTTCGAGATCGTCCCCGTCACGCCCTATCCTTCGGATTACCGGACGGTGGTCGATCAGGCGAAAAAAGAGATCGAAGCCGGAGCGCGTCCCGCCTTGAAAAGCCGGGTCGAGGATATGTCGCAGTACGATGTGATCTTCATCGGTTCGCCCTGCTGGTGGGCTACCGTGGCGCCTCCCGTGGCGACGTTCCTCACTTCCTACGACTTCGCCGGCAAGACCGTCGTGCCGTTCATGACCCACGAGGGCAGCCGCATGGGCCGCAGCGAAGAGGATATCCGCAAACTCTGTCCCAAGTCGCAGGTCCCCGACGGACTTCCCGTCCGCGGCGGTGCGGTGGGCAGTTCGAAAGATGCCGTCGAAAAGTGGGTCCGTGCCCGTTTGAAAAGCGGATTTTAG
- a CDS encoding helix-turn-helix domain-containing protein produces the protein MSDIVKYDNIFQYNEARGVETLHPLVSVIDFSKCGPARYERQVYGFYTVYLKEVKCGDLRYGRNYYDYQEGTLVFLAPGQVIGYEDNGQTYQPKGWALLFHPDLLRGTSLGRNIGSYSFFSYEVSEALHLSEQERNVVVDCLQNILAELNHAIDKHSRTLIVSNIELLLNYCTRFYERQFITRVNANRDVLAGFEHLLGDYFRDDRPEREGVPTVRWCAEQLHLSPNYFGDLVKKETGKSAQEYIQSKVIDIAKERIFDTSRSISEVAYSLGFRYPQHFTRLFKKVVGCSPNEYRTAN, from the coding sequence ATGAGCGACATCGTCAAATACGACAACATCTTCCAGTACAACGAAGCGCGCGGCGTCGAGACGCTGCACCCGCTGGTCAGCGTCATCGACTTCTCGAAGTGCGGTCCGGCCCGCTACGAACGGCAGGTCTACGGGTTTTACACGGTCTACCTCAAAGAGGTGAAATGCGGCGACCTGCGCTACGGACGCAATTACTACGACTATCAGGAGGGAACGCTCGTGTTCCTGGCCCCGGGGCAGGTCATCGGCTACGAGGACAACGGCCAAACCTATCAGCCCAAAGGCTGGGCCCTGCTGTTCCATCCCGACCTGCTGCGCGGAACGTCGCTCGGACGCAATATCGGCAGTTACTCGTTCTTCTCCTACGAGGTGAGCGAAGCCCTGCACCTCTCGGAGCAGGAGCGGAACGTGGTGGTGGATTGCCTGCAAAACATCCTCGCGGAGCTGAATCACGCCATCGACAAACACAGCCGCACGCTGATCGTCTCGAACATCGAGCTGCTGCTCAACTACTGCACGCGCTTCTACGAACGGCAGTTCATCACGCGCGTCAATGCCAACCGCGACGTGCTGGCCGGCTTCGAGCACCTGCTCGGCGACTATTTCCGGGACGACCGCCCCGAGCGGGAGGGAGTGCCGACGGTGCGTTGGTGCGCCGAGCAGCTGCATCTGTCGCCCAACTATTTCGGCGACCTGGTGAAAAAGGAGACCGGAAAATCGGCGCAGGAGTACATCCAGTCGAAGGTGATCGACATCGCCAAGGAACGCATTTTCGACACTTCGCGCTCGATCAGCGAGGTGGCCTATTCGCTGGGGTTCCGTTACCCGCAGCACTTCACGCGCCTGTTCAAAAAGGTAGTGGGGTGCTCGCCCAACGAATACCGGACCGCCAACTGA
- the rho gene encoding transcription termination factor Rho, producing MQDLKALEGKSLAELREIAKALGIKNIMIKKRELIAEIAGNAPSEEAAPAEPRQEKKEAEEPREKAPRGRRPRLSKTEPAAAAPQPGVATEPELPMEISPAGEPEAAAPAAERTEQPEPAAQAAQPVAEPKRRGRKPKAQAQAQTQAQAQVQEAAAPQPAAETHAEEPAPRAVEEEVITKDDFAGEIEGEGVLEIMPDGYGFLRSADYNYLNSPDDIYVSPSQIKLFGLKPGDTVNGAIRPPKEGEKYFPLVRVNEINGLKPEYIRDRVQFEYMTPLFPSEKFCLTGNGHNNMSTRIVDLFSPIGKGQRALIVAQPKTGKTMLLQSIANAIADNHPEVYMIVLLIDERPEEVTEMARNVKAEVVASTFDEQASRHVKVAEMVLDKAKRMVESGHDVVIFLDSITRLARAYNSVQPASGKVLSGGVDANALHKPKRFFGAARNTEEKGSLTIIATALIDTGSKMDEVIFEEFKGTGNMELQLDRKLSNKRVYPAVDVIASGTRREDLLLPRDVMNRTWVLRKYLSDMTPVEAMEFLQKQMSLTDSNEEFLATMNH from the coding sequence ATGCAGGATCTGAAAGCGCTGGAAGGAAAAAGCCTTGCCGAATTGCGTGAAATAGCCAAGGCTCTGGGCATCAAGAACATCATGATCAAGAAGCGCGAACTGATAGCGGAAATAGCCGGAAACGCCCCTTCGGAGGAGGCCGCTCCCGCAGAACCGCGACAGGAAAAGAAAGAAGCGGAAGAACCCCGGGAGAAAGCCCCTCGCGGGCGCCGTCCGCGGTTGTCGAAAACCGAACCGGCCGCTGCGGCGCCGCAGCCCGGAGTCGCAACGGAACCCGAACTTCCGATGGAAATATCACCCGCCGGGGAGCCCGAAGCGGCAGCCCCGGCCGCGGAACGGACGGAACAGCCGGAACCGGCAGCGCAGGCTGCACAGCCCGTCGCCGAACCCAAACGCCGCGGCCGCAAACCCAAAGCACAGGCTCAGGCTCAGACTCAGGCACAAGCCCAGGTTCAGGAGGCCGCCGCGCCCCAGCCCGCAGCCGAAACGCATGCGGAAGAGCCCGCACCCCGCGCCGTCGAAGAGGAGGTCATCACCAAGGACGACTTCGCAGGCGAGATCGAGGGCGAAGGCGTTCTGGAGATCATGCCCGACGGCTACGGATTCCTCCGCTCGGCCGACTACAACTACCTCAATTCCCCCGACGACATCTACGTTTCCCCGTCGCAGATCAAACTTTTCGGACTCAAACCCGGCGACACGGTGAACGGCGCGATCCGTCCCCCGAAGGAGGGCGAGAAATATTTTCCGCTGGTGCGCGTGAACGAGATCAACGGACTCAAACCCGAGTACATCCGCGACCGCGTGCAGTTCGAATACATGACGCCGCTGTTCCCCAGCGAGAAATTCTGCCTCACGGGCAACGGCCACAACAACATGTCCACCCGCATCGTGGACCTCTTTTCGCCCATCGGCAAAGGCCAGCGCGCGCTGATCGTCGCCCAGCCCAAAACGGGTAAGACGATGCTTCTGCAATCGATCGCCAACGCCATCGCCGACAATCATCCCGAAGTCTACATGATCGTCCTGTTGATCGACGAGCGTCCCGAGGAGGTGACCGAGATGGCCCGCAACGTGAAGGCCGAAGTCGTGGCCTCGACGTTCGACGAGCAGGCTTCGCGCCACGTGAAAGTGGCCGAAATGGTGCTCGACAAGGCCAAGCGCATGGTCGAGAGCGGTCACGACGTGGTGATCTTCCTCGACTCGATCACCCGTCTGGCGCGCGCCTACAACTCGGTGCAGCCCGCTTCGGGCAAGGTGCTCTCGGGAGGTGTCGATGCCAACGCCCTGCACAAACCCAAGCGGTTCTTCGGCGCGGCCCGCAACACGGAGGAGAAAGGTTCGCTGACGATCATCGCCACGGCACTGATCGACACCGGTTCGAAGATGGACGAAGTGATCTTCGAGGAGTTCAAGGGCACGGGCAACATGGAGTTGCAGCTCGACCGCAAACTCTCCAACAAGCGCGTCTACCCGGCCGTGGACGTCATCGCCTCGGGAACCCGCCGCGAAGACCTGCTGCTGCCGCGCGACGTGATGAACCGCACGTGGGTGCTGCGCAAATACCTCTCGGACATGACCCCCGTGGAGGCTATGGAGTTCCTGCAAAAACAGATGAGCCTCACGGATTCCAACGAGGAGTTCCTCGCCACGATGAACCACTAA
- a CDS encoding S1/P1 nuclease, with the protein MKNYLLLGMCLLFARGASAWGQKGHDVTAYIAECHLTSEAAEKVHKVLGGYSPVYFANWLDFASHRPEYAYSKTWHYRNVDEGETLESMPENPDGDVLKAVTEITEKLKSGKLAPDEEALNLKMLIHLVGDMHCPMHLGRLSDLGGNRRPVRFFDRETNLHSVWDTNLPEAAHNWSYTEWKEQIDRLTDEEKAGITAGEPADWAKETHEICKEVYASSPESTKIEYDYIFKYTPVIEKQFLRGGHRLARLLNEIYR; encoded by the coding sequence ATGAAAAACTACCTGCTTTTAGGCATGTGCCTGCTCTTCGCCCGCGGCGCCTCCGCATGGGGACAGAAGGGGCACGATGTTACGGCTTACATCGCCGAATGCCACCTGACGTCCGAAGCGGCCGAGAAGGTTCACAAAGTGCTGGGAGGCTACTCTCCCGTCTACTTCGCCAACTGGCTCGATTTCGCCAGCCACCGGCCCGAATACGCCTACTCGAAGACTTGGCACTACCGCAATGTGGACGAGGGCGAAACGCTCGAAAGCATGCCCGAGAATCCCGATGGCGACGTGCTGAAAGCCGTGACCGAGATCACCGAAAAACTCAAATCGGGGAAACTCGCCCCCGACGAAGAGGCGCTGAATCTCAAAATGCTGATCCATCTGGTAGGGGACATGCACTGCCCGATGCACTTGGGACGTCTGAGCGACCTGGGCGGCAACCGGCGTCCGGTGCGGTTCTTCGACCGCGAAACCAACCTGCATTCGGTCTGGGACACGAATCTGCCCGAAGCGGCTCACAACTGGAGCTACACCGAGTGGAAAGAGCAGATCGACCGGCTGACCGACGAGGAAAAAGCCGGAATCACGGCCGGAGAGCCCGCCGACTGGGCGAAGGAGACGCACGAAATCTGCAAGGAGGTCTATGCTTCGAGCCCCGAAAGCACGAAGATCGAGTACGACTACATTTTCAAATACACGCCCGTCATCGAGAAGCAGTTCCTGCGCGGCGGACACCGTCTGGCACGCCTGCTGAACGAGATTTACCGATAG
- the nrdD gene encoding anaerobic ribonucleoside-triphosphate reductase: MGISELYIIKRDGKRAPFSVEKIKRAISKAFLSVGGYATDDDLTSVLSRVHVSDGMSVEEIQNQVEVALMAERYFAVAKSYMLYRQKHSEDREERDKLRFLTDYCDAKNPATGSKYDANANVENKNIATLIGELPKQNFIRLNRRLLTDRIKEMYGKELSDKYLRLLKDHFIYKNDETSMANYCASITMYPWLLNGTLSVGGNSTRPTNLKSFCGGFVNMVFIVSSMLSGACATPEFLMYMNYFIEQEYGEDYYKRADEVVDLSKKHRTIDKMITDCFEQIVYSINQPTGARNFQAVFWNVAYYDRYYFESLFGEFVFPDGSKPHWESLSWLQKRFMTWFNKERTKTVLTFPVETMALLTKDGDVMDKEWGDITAEMYAAGHSFFTYISDNADSLSSCCRLRNEIQDNGFSYTLGAGGVSTGSKSVLTINLNRCIQYAAKNGMHYLKYLEEVVDLVHKVQTAYNENLKELKAKGMLPLFDAGYINLSRQYLTIGVNGLVEAAEFLGIPINDNDEYAAFVQEVLGLIERYNRKYRTKELMFNCEMIPAENVGVKHAKWDREDGYAVPRDCYNSYFYVVEDESLNVIDKFRLHGRKYIDHLTGGSALHMNLEDHLSKEQYRHLLRVAAAEGCNYFTFNIPNTVCNKCGHIDKRYLKECPECHSDDLDYLTRVIGYMKRVSNFSAARQQEASRRFYAKAE, translated from the coding sequence ATGGGTATTTCAGAACTTTACATCATCAAGCGCGACGGCAAACGTGCGCCTTTCTCGGTCGAGAAGATCAAACGCGCCATCAGCAAGGCATTCCTTTCGGTCGGCGGATACGCCACCGACGACGACCTCACGTCGGTGCTGAGCCGCGTACACGTGTCCGACGGCATGTCGGTCGAGGAGATTCAGAACCAGGTCGAGGTGGCCCTGATGGCCGAGCGCTATTTCGCCGTGGCCAAGAGCTACATGCTCTACCGTCAGAAGCACTCCGAAGACCGCGAAGAGCGCGACAAGCTGCGCTTCCTGACCGACTACTGCGACGCCAAGAACCCCGCCACGGGTTCGAAATACGACGCCAACGCCAACGTCGAGAACAAGAACATCGCCACGCTGATCGGCGAGCTGCCGAAGCAGAACTTCATCCGCCTGAATCGCCGCCTGCTCACGGACCGGATCAAGGAGATGTACGGCAAAGAGCTGTCGGACAAGTATCTGCGCCTGCTAAAAGATCATTTCATCTACAAGAACGACGAAACCTCGATGGCCAACTACTGCGCCTCGATCACGATGTATCCGTGGCTGCTGAACGGCACGCTATCGGTCGGCGGCAACTCGACGCGCCCGACGAACCTCAAATCGTTCTGCGGCGGATTCGTCAACATGGTCTTCATCGTGTCGTCGATGCTCTCGGGGGCCTGCGCCACGCCCGAATTCCTGATGTACATGAACTACTTCATCGAACAGGAGTACGGCGAAGATTACTACAAGCGCGCCGACGAGGTGGTGGACCTCTCGAAAAAGCACCGCACGATCGACAAGATGATCACCGACTGTTTCGAGCAGATCGTCTACTCGATCAACCAGCCGACCGGAGCGCGCAACTTCCAGGCCGTGTTCTGGAACGTCGCCTACTACGACCGCTACTATTTCGAGTCGCTCTTCGGGGAGTTCGTTTTCCCGGACGGTTCGAAACCCCACTGGGAGTCGCTGTCGTGGTTGCAGAAGCGGTTCATGACGTGGTTCAACAAGGAGCGGACGAAGACCGTGCTGACCTTCCCCGTGGAGACGATGGCGCTGCTCACCAAGGACGGCGACGTGATGGACAAGGAGTGGGGCGACATCACGGCCGAGATGTACGCCGCGGGCCACTCGTTCTTCACCTACATCAGCGACAACGCCGATTCGCTGTCGTCGTGCTGCCGCCTGCGGAACGAGATTCAGGACAACGGATTCAGCTACACGCTGGGCGCCGGCGGCGTCTCGACCGGTTCGAAAAGCGTGCTGACGATCAACCTGAACCGCTGCATCCAGTACGCCGCGAAGAACGGCATGCACTACCTGAAATATCTGGAAGAGGTCGTGGACCTGGTGCACAAGGTGCAGACAGCCTACAACGAGAACCTCAAAGAACTGAAAGCCAAAGGCATGCTGCCGCTGTTCGACGCGGGTTACATCAACCTTTCGCGCCAGTATCTGACCATCGGCGTCAACGGGCTGGTCGAGGCCGCGGAGTTTCTGGGCATTCCGATCAACGACAACGACGAATACGCGGCGTTCGTGCAGGAGGTGCTGGGGCTGATCGAGCGCTACAACCGGAAATACCGCACCAAAGAGCTGATGTTCAACTGCGAAATGATCCCGGCGGAGAACGTCGGCGTGAAGCACGCCAAATGGGACCGCGAGGACGGCTACGCGGTGCCGCGCGACTGTTACAACTCCTATTTCTACGTCGTGGAGGACGAGTCGCTGAACGTCATCGACAAGTTCCGGCTCCACGGCCGCAAATACATCGACCACCTCACGGGCGGCTCAGCGCTGCACATGAACCTCGAAGACCATCTGTCGAAGGAGCAGTACCGCCACCTGCTGCGCGTGGCGGCGGCCGAGGGGTGCAACTACTTCACGTTCAACATCCCCAACACGGTTTGCAACAAGTGCGGGCACATCGACAAACGTTATCTGAAGGAGTGCCCCGAATGCCATTCGGACGATCTGGACTACCTGACGCGCGTGATCGGATACATGAAACGGGTCTCGAACTTCTCGGCGGCGCGCCAGCAGGAGGCATCGAGGCGTTTCTACGCCAAAGCGGAATAG
- a CDS encoding anaerobic ribonucleoside-triphosphate reductase activating protein encodes MVRYHNFDIVFAEIPGETTLAFNITNCPNRCPGCHSPHLTADEGHVLDDAELLALLACYGRSVTCVSFMGGDAEPQEIARLAGVVRKNYPALRTGWYSGRDELPKGLDIPAFDYIKLGGWIEALGPLTAPTTNQRLYKVGPEGGMEDITHRFRRKP; translated from the coding sequence ATGGTCCGGTATCACAACTTCGACATCGTATTCGCGGAGATCCCGGGCGAAACGACGCTGGCGTTCAACATCACGAACTGCCCCAACCGCTGCCCGGGGTGCCACAGTCCCCACCTGACCGCGGACGAAGGGCACGTGCTCGACGATGCGGAACTGCTGGCCCTGCTGGCCTGCTACGGACGTTCGGTCACCTGCGTCTCGTTCATGGGCGGCGACGCCGAGCCGCAGGAGATCGCCCGGCTGGCCGGCGTGGTGCGGAAGAACTACCCGGCGCTGCGCACGGGATGGTATTCGGGGCGCGACGAACTGCCGAAGGGCCTCGACATCCCGGCGTTCGACTACATCAAGCTGGGCGGCTGGATCGAGGCGCTGGGGCCGCTGACGGCGCCGACGACCAACCAGCGGCTCTACAAGGTCGGGCCGGAGGGCGGAATGGAGGACATCACGCACCGATTCCGCCGCAAGCCCTGA